A stretch of DNA from Candidatus Pseudomonas phytovorans:
CTGGGGTTACTTCGCGATCAGTCACCTTGCCCAGGGCCAGGAACATGCCGGTGGACTCGACGAAGATGATCACCACCACCAGGCACATGGACAGGATCGGTGCCAGGCTGAAGGTCGGCATGCCGAAGTGCAGTGGGGTGACCACTTGCAGCCACGGCGCCTCGTTCAGGCCTGTCAGGTCGACCATGCCGATTGAGCCGGCCAGGATGTAGCCCAGGCCCATGCCCACCAGTACCGACACGTTGACCCAGAAACCGCGCATGAAGCGGTTGATCAACAGAATCACGGCCAGCACCAGGCTGGCCACCAGCAGGTAGATGGGCGCACCGAAGTTTTCCGCGGCTTCCCCACCACCGGCCCAGTTGACCGCCACCGGGAACAGTGACAGGCCAATCGAAGTGATCACCGTACCGGTGACCAGCGGCGGGAAGAAGCGCACGACCTTGGACATGAACGGCGCGATCAGCATGCCAAAGAACCCGGCAGCGATGGTCGCGCCGAAGATCCCCTGCAAGCCAACGCCGGGCATGCCGGCCATGGCCACCATGCTGCCGACGGCAGCGAAACTGGCACCCATCATCACCGGCATGCGGATGCCCACCGGGCCGATACCGAACGACTGGATGATGGTGGCGACGCCAGCGACCAGCAGGTCGGCGTTGATCAGGAAAGCGACTTCTTCACGGGACAACCCGGCAGCCTGGCCGATGATGAGCGGCACGGCGATGGCGCCGCCGTACATCAGCAGAACGTGTTGCAGGCCAACCAGGATCAGTTGGAACAAGGGCAAGGGTTCGCGCGGCGGCGCAACAGGGATGTACGCCTTGCGGGACTCGGACATGCAGCACCTCGAGTTTTGTTTTTATTCTCGGATCCAAGCGCCGGGTATAAGGCCCGGGCGC
This window harbors:
- a CDS encoding nucleobase:cation symporter-2 family protein, with translation MSESRKAYIPVAPPREPLPLFQLILVGLQHVLLMYGGAIAVPLIIGQAAGLSREEVAFLINADLLVAGVATIIQSFGIGPVGIRMPVMMGASFAAVGSMVAMAGMPGVGLQGIFGATIAAGFFGMLIAPFMSKVVRFFPPLVTGTVITSIGLSLFPVAVNWAGGGEAAENFGAPIYLLVASLVLAVILLINRFMRGFWVNVSVLVGMGLGYILAGSIGMVDLTGLNEAPWLQVVTPLHFGMPTFSLAPILSMCLVVVIIFVESTGMFLALGKVTDREVTPGMLRRGLLCDAGASFIAGFFNTFTHSSFAQNIGLVQMTGVRCRFVTIVAGALLILLSLLPKAAFLIASIPPAVLGGASIAMFGMVTATGIKILQEADIGDRRNQLLVAVSVGFGLIPVVRPEFFAQMPQWMEPITHSGIAMATVSALVLNVLFNILGGADRAAHNDVCHEH